In Scatophagus argus isolate fScaArg1 chromosome 14, fScaArg1.pri, whole genome shotgun sequence, the following proteins share a genomic window:
- the znf346 gene encoding zinc finger protein 346 isoform X3, which translates to MRIRTPLAVIEIMAVAMQTEDFPYLPSGPAEVNKMIKEHSDLFSDSQCKVCSAVLISKSQKLTHYQSKKHANKVRRYFSIQNEKEPALKKLKSSSSDSGCNNGDTDRLKVCHVCNMTFSSPVVAESHYQGKVHAKNLRMKTIGPQTPVAFPTPPTPQPKKKPADDSSSVPATGGNDNNNPDRFCSICQASFNNPLMAQQHYVGKKHRKQMTKLKLMETYGPSTAPASTLKGYPCTICNIELNSVEQYQSHISGAKHKNQVKKSGLNNAEHQDAAEKSHGGDNQYAPADDQYTAGGNQYTPEDSEYSVENQFT; encoded by the exons ATGCGTATTAGGACGCCGCTGGCCGTAATAGAAATAATGGCTGTCGCGATGCAGACGGAGGATTTTCCTTACTTACCTTCGGGGCCGGCGGAGG taaaTAAGATGATAAAGGAGCACAGCGACCTGTTTTCCGACTCCCAGTGTAAAGTCTGCAGTGCTGTCCTCATTTCTAAGTCTCAGAAGTTGACTCATTATCAG AGCAAGAAACATGCCAACAAAGTGCGTCGCTATTTTTCCATCCAAAACGAGAAGGAGCCAGCGCTCAAAAAGCTGAAGTCGTCATCATCCGACAGT GGCTGTAACAACGGAGACACCGACCGGTTGAAGGTGTGTCATGTATGTAACATGaccttctcctctcctgtggTGGCCGAGTCTCACTACCAGGGCAAAGTTCACGCCAAGAACCTGAGGATGAAGACCATCGGTCCCCAGACCCCAG TAGCCTTTccaacaccaccaacacctcaGCCGAAGAAGAAACCCGCAGATGATTCAAGCAGCGTGCCGGCGACGGGCggcaacgacaacaacaaccCGGACCGTTTCTGCTCCATCTGCCAGGCCTCCTTCAACAACCCACTCATGGCCCAGCAGCACTACGTGGGCAAGAAGCATAGAAAACAGATGACCAAGCTGAAACTGATGGAGACGTACGGCCCCTCCACGGCACCAG CTTCCACGCTGAAGGGATACCCGTGCACCATCTGCAACATCGAGCTGAACTCTGTGGAGCAGTACCAGTCTCACATCAGCGGCGCAAAACACAAGAACCA agtGAAGAAATCAGGCCTGAACAATGCAGAGCATCAGGACGCAGCAGAAAAATCACACGGTGGTGACAACCAGTACGCTCCTGCAGACGACCAGTACACAGCCGGGGGTAACCAGTACACTCCTGAGGACTCAGAGTACTCAGTGGAGAACCAGTTTACTTGA
- the znf346 gene encoding zinc finger protein 346 isoform X2 codes for MRACLHPMCAHRAPEVTPLPVDRGRRTVASLVNKMIKEHSDLFSDSQCKVCSAVLISKSQKLTHYQSKKHANKVRRYFSIQNEKEPALKKLKSSSSDSGCNNGDTDRLKVCHVCNMTFSSPVVAESHYQGKVHAKNLRMKTIGPQTPAVAFPTPPTPQPKKKPADDSSSVPATGGNDNNNPDRFCSICQASFNNPLMAQQHYVGKKHRKQMTKLKLMETYGPSTAPASTLKGYPCTICNIELNSVEQYQSHISGAKHKNQVKKSGLNNAEHQDAAEKSHGGDNQYAPADDQYTAGGNQYTPEDSEYSVENQFT; via the exons ATGAGAGCATGTCTGCATCCGATGTGTGCTCACAGAGCCCCTGAAGTGACTCCTCTGCCTGTGGACCGCGGGAGGCGGACAGTCGCATCTTTAG taaaTAAGATGATAAAGGAGCACAGCGACCTGTTTTCCGACTCCCAGTGTAAAGTCTGCAGTGCTGTCCTCATTTCTAAGTCTCAGAAGTTGACTCATTATCAG AGCAAGAAACATGCCAACAAAGTGCGTCGCTATTTTTCCATCCAAAACGAGAAGGAGCCAGCGCTCAAAAAGCTGAAGTCGTCATCATCCGACAGT GGCTGTAACAACGGAGACACCGACCGGTTGAAGGTGTGTCATGTATGTAACATGaccttctcctctcctgtggTGGCCGAGTCTCACTACCAGGGCAAAGTTCACGCCAAGAACCTGAGGATGAAGACCATCGGTCCCCAGACCCCAG CAGTAGCCTTTccaacaccaccaacacctcaGCCGAAGAAGAAACCCGCAGATGATTCAAGCAGCGTGCCGGCGACGGGCggcaacgacaacaacaaccCGGACCGTTTCTGCTCCATCTGCCAGGCCTCCTTCAACAACCCACTCATGGCCCAGCAGCACTACGTGGGCAAGAAGCATAGAAAACAGATGACCAAGCTGAAACTGATGGAGACGTACGGCCCCTCCACGGCACCAG CTTCCACGCTGAAGGGATACCCGTGCACCATCTGCAACATCGAGCTGAACTCTGTGGAGCAGTACCAGTCTCACATCAGCGGCGCAAAACACAAGAACCA agtGAAGAAATCAGGCCTGAACAATGCAGAGCATCAGGACGCAGCAGAAAAATCACACGGTGGTGACAACCAGTACGCTCCTGCAGACGACCAGTACACAGCCGGGGGTAACCAGTACACTCCTGAGGACTCAGAGTACTCAGTGGAGAACCAGTTTACTTGA
- the znf346 gene encoding zinc finger protein 346 isoform X1: protein MRIRTPLAVIEIMAVAMQTEDFPYLPSGPAEVNKMIKEHSDLFSDSQCKVCSAVLISKSQKLTHYQSKKHANKVRRYFSIQNEKEPALKKLKSSSSDSGCNNGDTDRLKVCHVCNMTFSSPVVAESHYQGKVHAKNLRMKTIGPQTPAVAFPTPPTPQPKKKPADDSSSVPATGGNDNNNPDRFCSICQASFNNPLMAQQHYVGKKHRKQMTKLKLMETYGPSTAPASTLKGYPCTICNIELNSVEQYQSHISGAKHKNQVKKSGLNNAEHQDAAEKSHGGDNQYAPADDQYTAGGNQYTPEDSEYSVENQFT from the exons ATGCGTATTAGGACGCCGCTGGCCGTAATAGAAATAATGGCTGTCGCGATGCAGACGGAGGATTTTCCTTACTTACCTTCGGGGCCGGCGGAGG taaaTAAGATGATAAAGGAGCACAGCGACCTGTTTTCCGACTCCCAGTGTAAAGTCTGCAGTGCTGTCCTCATTTCTAAGTCTCAGAAGTTGACTCATTATCAG AGCAAGAAACATGCCAACAAAGTGCGTCGCTATTTTTCCATCCAAAACGAGAAGGAGCCAGCGCTCAAAAAGCTGAAGTCGTCATCATCCGACAGT GGCTGTAACAACGGAGACACCGACCGGTTGAAGGTGTGTCATGTATGTAACATGaccttctcctctcctgtggTGGCCGAGTCTCACTACCAGGGCAAAGTTCACGCCAAGAACCTGAGGATGAAGACCATCGGTCCCCAGACCCCAG CAGTAGCCTTTccaacaccaccaacacctcaGCCGAAGAAGAAACCCGCAGATGATTCAAGCAGCGTGCCGGCGACGGGCggcaacgacaacaacaaccCGGACCGTTTCTGCTCCATCTGCCAGGCCTCCTTCAACAACCCACTCATGGCCCAGCAGCACTACGTGGGCAAGAAGCATAGAAAACAGATGACCAAGCTGAAACTGATGGAGACGTACGGCCCCTCCACGGCACCAG CTTCCACGCTGAAGGGATACCCGTGCACCATCTGCAACATCGAGCTGAACTCTGTGGAGCAGTACCAGTCTCACATCAGCGGCGCAAAACACAAGAACCA agtGAAGAAATCAGGCCTGAACAATGCAGAGCATCAGGACGCAGCAGAAAAATCACACGGTGGTGACAACCAGTACGCTCCTGCAGACGACCAGTACACAGCCGGGGGTAACCAGTACACTCCTGAGGACTCAGAGTACTCAGTGGAGAACCAGTTTACTTGA